Proteins from one Scleropages formosus chromosome 14, fSclFor1.1, whole genome shotgun sequence genomic window:
- the LOC108928978 gene encoding RNA-binding motif, single-stranded-interacting protein 1-like isoform X1, with translation MLLSLPPRAFGPRAHLSQPTRKPPALPMAPPSPSSSSANHSSSSSTAGWEQLSKTNLYIRGLSPETTDHDLVKLCQPYGKIVSTKAILDKTTNKCKGYGFVDFDSPAAAQKAVTTLKNNGVQAQMAKVRQQEQDPTNLYISNLPSSMDEHELENLLKPFGQVISTRILRDSNGTSRGVGFARMESTEKCDAVISHFNGKFLKMPPGVMAPSEPLLCKFADGGQKKRQNQSKYMQNGRAWSRDSDARLAGMTLTYDPTTAALQNGFYTSPYSIANRMMQTSVSPYISPVSPYQVQSPSWVAHQPYIMQHPGAVLSPSVEHTMSLQPASMITPLTQQMGHLSLSTGTFVPATAAIQGAFIAPYPHVQPVPVEENGGQHPVDSSSDHSSYPFQPAK, from the exons ATGCTTTTGTCGCTCCCTCCCAGGGCCTTCGGCCCCCGCGCTCACCTCTCGCAGCCGACGAGGAAG CCACCTGCCCTGCCCATGGCCCCACCcagccccagcagcagcagcgccaaccacagcagcagtagcagcacgGCGGGCTGGGAGCAGCTGAGCAAAACCAACCTGTACATCCGTGGGTTGTCCCCGGAGACCACTGACCATGACCTAGTGAAGCTCTGTCAGCC GTACGGGAAGATCGTCTCGACAAAAGCTATCCTGGACAAGACGACAAACAAGTGCAAAG gtTATGGCTTTGTGGACTTTGACAGTCCAGCTGCTGCCCAGAAGGCTGTCACCACCTTGAAAAACAACGGGGTACAAGCTCAGATGGCTAAGGTGAGG CAACAGGAGCAGGATCCTACCAACTTGTACATTTCCAACTTGCCCTCATCCATGGATGAGCATGAGCTGGAGAACTTGCTGAAGCCCTTTGGCCAGGTGATTTCCACCAGGATCCTGAGGGACTCCAATGGGACCAGCCGGGGTGTTGGTTTTGCCAG GATGGAGTCAACTGAGAAGTGCGATGCCGTGATTTCGCACTTCAATGGCAAGTTTCTCAAGATGCCACCAGGGGTTATGG ctccgTCTGAGCCTCTGCTGTGCAAGTTTGCCGATGGTGGGCAGAAGAAGAGACAGAACCAAAGCAAATACATGCAGAACGGACGTGCCTGGTCGCGGGACAGTGATGCGAGACTG GCTGGCATGACTCTGACTTACGACCCCACCACAGCAGCTCTGCAGAACGG ATTTTACACCTCGCCGTACAGTATTGCGAACAGGATGATGCAGACATCTGTATCGCCATACATATCGCCCGTTTCCCCCTATCAG gtGCAGAGTCCCTCCTGGGTTGCCCACCAGCCCTACATTATGCAGCACCCG GGGGCAGTTCTGTCGCCCTCCGTCGAACACACCATGTCACTGCAGCCTGCCTCCATGATAACACCTCTGACTCAGCAGATGGGCCACCTATCGCTCAGCACCGGCACG TTTGTGCCAGCTACTGCAGCTATTCAAGGGGCTTTCATTGCCCCATACCCCCACGTGCAGCCTGTGCCGGTGGAG GAGAATGGTGGGCAGCATCCCGTAGATTCGTCCAGCGATCACTCTTCGTATCCCTTTCAACCAGCCAAGTAA
- the LOC108928978 gene encoding RNA-binding motif, single-stranded-interacting protein 1-like isoform X2, giving the protein MLLSLPPRAFGPRAHLSQPTRKPPALPMAPPSPSSSSANHSSSSSTAGWEQLSKTNLYIRGLSPETTDHDLVKLCQPYGKIVSTKAILDKTTNKCKGYGFVDFDSPAAAQKAVTTLKNNGVQAQMAKQQEQDPTNLYISNLPSSMDEHELENLLKPFGQVISTRILRDSNGTSRGVGFARMESTEKCDAVISHFNGKFLKMPPGVMAPSEPLLCKFADGGQKKRQNQSKYMQNGRAWSRDSDARLAGMTLTYDPTTAALQNGFYTSPYSIANRMMQTSVSPYISPVSPYQVQSPSWVAHQPYIMQHPGAVLSPSVEHTMSLQPASMITPLTQQMGHLSLSTGTFVPATAAIQGAFIAPYPHVQPVPVEENGGQHPVDSSSDHSSYPFQPAK; this is encoded by the exons ATGCTTTTGTCGCTCCCTCCCAGGGCCTTCGGCCCCCGCGCTCACCTCTCGCAGCCGACGAGGAAG CCACCTGCCCTGCCCATGGCCCCACCcagccccagcagcagcagcgccaaccacagcagcagtagcagcacgGCGGGCTGGGAGCAGCTGAGCAAAACCAACCTGTACATCCGTGGGTTGTCCCCGGAGACCACTGACCATGACCTAGTGAAGCTCTGTCAGCC GTACGGGAAGATCGTCTCGACAAAAGCTATCCTGGACAAGACGACAAACAAGTGCAAAG gtTATGGCTTTGTGGACTTTGACAGTCCAGCTGCTGCCCAGAAGGCTGTCACCACCTTGAAAAACAACGGGGTACAAGCTCAGATGGCTAAG CAACAGGAGCAGGATCCTACCAACTTGTACATTTCCAACTTGCCCTCATCCATGGATGAGCATGAGCTGGAGAACTTGCTGAAGCCCTTTGGCCAGGTGATTTCCACCAGGATCCTGAGGGACTCCAATGGGACCAGCCGGGGTGTTGGTTTTGCCAG GATGGAGTCAACTGAGAAGTGCGATGCCGTGATTTCGCACTTCAATGGCAAGTTTCTCAAGATGCCACCAGGGGTTATGG ctccgTCTGAGCCTCTGCTGTGCAAGTTTGCCGATGGTGGGCAGAAGAAGAGACAGAACCAAAGCAAATACATGCAGAACGGACGTGCCTGGTCGCGGGACAGTGATGCGAGACTG GCTGGCATGACTCTGACTTACGACCCCACCACAGCAGCTCTGCAGAACGG ATTTTACACCTCGCCGTACAGTATTGCGAACAGGATGATGCAGACATCTGTATCGCCATACATATCGCCCGTTTCCCCCTATCAG gtGCAGAGTCCCTCCTGGGTTGCCCACCAGCCCTACATTATGCAGCACCCG GGGGCAGTTCTGTCGCCCTCCGTCGAACACACCATGTCACTGCAGCCTGCCTCCATGATAACACCTCTGACTCAGCAGATGGGCCACCTATCGCTCAGCACCGGCACG TTTGTGCCAGCTACTGCAGCTATTCAAGGGGCTTTCATTGCCCCATACCCCCACGTGCAGCCTGTGCCGGTGGAG GAGAATGGTGGGCAGCATCCCGTAGATTCGTCCAGCGATCACTCTTCGTATCCCTTTCAACCAGCCAAGTAA
- the LOC108928978 gene encoding RNA-binding motif, single-stranded-interacting protein 1-like isoform X3 — protein sequence MIFSSTTNPVRTPYRKQPPALPMAPPSPSSSSANHSSSSSTAGWEQLSKTNLYIRGLSPETTDHDLVKLCQPYGKIVSTKAILDKTTNKCKGYGFVDFDSPAAAQKAVTTLKNNGVQAQMAKVRQQEQDPTNLYISNLPSSMDEHELENLLKPFGQVISTRILRDSNGTSRGVGFARMESTEKCDAVISHFNGKFLKMPPGVMAPSEPLLCKFADGGQKKRQNQSKYMQNGRAWSRDSDARLAGMTLTYDPTTAALQNGFYTSPYSIANRMMQTSVSPYISPVSPYQVQSPSWVAHQPYIMQHPGAVLSPSVEHTMSLQPASMITPLTQQMGHLSLSTGTFVPATAAIQGAFIAPYPHVQPVPVEENGGQHPVDSSSDHSSYPFQPAK from the exons ATGATTTTTTCGAGCACGACGAACCCCGTGAGGACGCCGTACCGCAAACAG CCACCTGCCCTGCCCATGGCCCCACCcagccccagcagcagcagcgccaaccacagcagcagtagcagcacgGCGGGCTGGGAGCAGCTGAGCAAAACCAACCTGTACATCCGTGGGTTGTCCCCGGAGACCACTGACCATGACCTAGTGAAGCTCTGTCAGCC GTACGGGAAGATCGTCTCGACAAAAGCTATCCTGGACAAGACGACAAACAAGTGCAAAG gtTATGGCTTTGTGGACTTTGACAGTCCAGCTGCTGCCCAGAAGGCTGTCACCACCTTGAAAAACAACGGGGTACAAGCTCAGATGGCTAAGGTGAGG CAACAGGAGCAGGATCCTACCAACTTGTACATTTCCAACTTGCCCTCATCCATGGATGAGCATGAGCTGGAGAACTTGCTGAAGCCCTTTGGCCAGGTGATTTCCACCAGGATCCTGAGGGACTCCAATGGGACCAGCCGGGGTGTTGGTTTTGCCAG GATGGAGTCAACTGAGAAGTGCGATGCCGTGATTTCGCACTTCAATGGCAAGTTTCTCAAGATGCCACCAGGGGTTATGG ctccgTCTGAGCCTCTGCTGTGCAAGTTTGCCGATGGTGGGCAGAAGAAGAGACAGAACCAAAGCAAATACATGCAGAACGGACGTGCCTGGTCGCGGGACAGTGATGCGAGACTG GCTGGCATGACTCTGACTTACGACCCCACCACAGCAGCTCTGCAGAACGG ATTTTACACCTCGCCGTACAGTATTGCGAACAGGATGATGCAGACATCTGTATCGCCATACATATCGCCCGTTTCCCCCTATCAG gtGCAGAGTCCCTCCTGGGTTGCCCACCAGCCCTACATTATGCAGCACCCG GGGGCAGTTCTGTCGCCCTCCGTCGAACACACCATGTCACTGCAGCCTGCCTCCATGATAACACCTCTGACTCAGCAGATGGGCCACCTATCGCTCAGCACCGGCACG TTTGTGCCAGCTACTGCAGCTATTCAAGGGGCTTTCATTGCCCCATACCCCCACGTGCAGCCTGTGCCGGTGGAG GAGAATGGTGGGCAGCATCCCGTAGATTCGTCCAGCGATCACTCTTCGTATCCCTTTCAACCAGCCAAGTAA
- the LOC108928978 gene encoding RNA-binding motif, single-stranded-interacting protein 1-like isoform X4, translating into MIFSSTTNPVRTPYRKQPPALPMAPPSPSSSSANHSSSSSTAGWEQLSKTNLYIRGLSPETTDHDLVKLCQPYGKIVSTKAILDKTTNKCKGYGFVDFDSPAAAQKAVTTLKNNGVQAQMAKQQEQDPTNLYISNLPSSMDEHELENLLKPFGQVISTRILRDSNGTSRGVGFARMESTEKCDAVISHFNGKFLKMPPGVMAPSEPLLCKFADGGQKKRQNQSKYMQNGRAWSRDSDARLAGMTLTYDPTTAALQNGFYTSPYSIANRMMQTSVSPYISPVSPYQVQSPSWVAHQPYIMQHPGAVLSPSVEHTMSLQPASMITPLTQQMGHLSLSTGTFVPATAAIQGAFIAPYPHVQPVPVEENGGQHPVDSSSDHSSYPFQPAK; encoded by the exons ATGATTTTTTCGAGCACGACGAACCCCGTGAGGACGCCGTACCGCAAACAG CCACCTGCCCTGCCCATGGCCCCACCcagccccagcagcagcagcgccaaccacagcagcagtagcagcacgGCGGGCTGGGAGCAGCTGAGCAAAACCAACCTGTACATCCGTGGGTTGTCCCCGGAGACCACTGACCATGACCTAGTGAAGCTCTGTCAGCC GTACGGGAAGATCGTCTCGACAAAAGCTATCCTGGACAAGACGACAAACAAGTGCAAAG gtTATGGCTTTGTGGACTTTGACAGTCCAGCTGCTGCCCAGAAGGCTGTCACCACCTTGAAAAACAACGGGGTACAAGCTCAGATGGCTAAG CAACAGGAGCAGGATCCTACCAACTTGTACATTTCCAACTTGCCCTCATCCATGGATGAGCATGAGCTGGAGAACTTGCTGAAGCCCTTTGGCCAGGTGATTTCCACCAGGATCCTGAGGGACTCCAATGGGACCAGCCGGGGTGTTGGTTTTGCCAG GATGGAGTCAACTGAGAAGTGCGATGCCGTGATTTCGCACTTCAATGGCAAGTTTCTCAAGATGCCACCAGGGGTTATGG ctccgTCTGAGCCTCTGCTGTGCAAGTTTGCCGATGGTGGGCAGAAGAAGAGACAGAACCAAAGCAAATACATGCAGAACGGACGTGCCTGGTCGCGGGACAGTGATGCGAGACTG GCTGGCATGACTCTGACTTACGACCCCACCACAGCAGCTCTGCAGAACGG ATTTTACACCTCGCCGTACAGTATTGCGAACAGGATGATGCAGACATCTGTATCGCCATACATATCGCCCGTTTCCCCCTATCAG gtGCAGAGTCCCTCCTGGGTTGCCCACCAGCCCTACATTATGCAGCACCCG GGGGCAGTTCTGTCGCCCTCCGTCGAACACACCATGTCACTGCAGCCTGCCTCCATGATAACACCTCTGACTCAGCAGATGGGCCACCTATCGCTCAGCACCGGCACG TTTGTGCCAGCTACTGCAGCTATTCAAGGGGCTTTCATTGCCCCATACCCCCACGTGCAGCCTGTGCCGGTGGAG GAGAATGGTGGGCAGCATCCCGTAGATTCGTCCAGCGATCACTCTTCGTATCCCTTTCAACCAGCCAAGTAA